A region of Odocoileus virginianus isolate 20LAN1187 ecotype Illinois chromosome 11, Ovbor_1.2, whole genome shotgun sequence DNA encodes the following proteins:
- the LOC110121575 gene encoding protein PET100 homolog, mitochondrial-like, whose protein sequence is MGVKLEVFQMTIYLTFPVAMFWIANQAEWFEDYVIQRKRELWPPEKEDQCRELEEFKERIRKQWEERLLRAAQQSP, encoded by the coding sequence ATGGGGGTGAAGCTTGAGGTGTTTCAGATGACCATCTACCTCACCTTCCCTGTGGCTATGTTCTGGATTGCCAATCAGGCCGAGTGGTTTGAGGACTATGTCATACAGCGCAAGAGGGAGCTGTGGCCCCCTGAGAAGGAGGACCAGTGCCGAGAGCTAGAAGAATTCAAAGAGAGGATACGGAAGCAGTGGGAGGAGAGACTCCTTCGTGCTGCCCAGCAGAGCCCCTGA